In one window of Gouania willdenowi chromosome 8, fGouWil2.1, whole genome shotgun sequence DNA:
- the ngfra gene encoding tumor necrosis factor receptor superfamily member 16 yields MTAAYPLLLLCALVALLLASKTERAVIVPCDSGHYTNSGECCEECPPGEGVVKECGETQTVCTQCLDSETFSENYSHTEVCEPCTECTGLMRMDTPCTDSNNAKCVCNYNFFFSKVTGQCEPCTVCPVGQGVYSQCYHAHDTVCEECVDETFSDRESSLEPCLPCTICEEDTEQKLADCTPESDSVCHNPFLPTYVIPTLDMDLSPSSFPDYILLDGSESTLPGETTTSSSDSPRFLGHGFNENLIPIYCSILAAGVVGLVAYIVFKRWNSCKQNKQAANNRAATNNQMVTPEGEKLHSDSGISVDSQSLQEQQQQLQQHAKAEVQAQRSHSLTASEHIVVRVDSGPQADSPPPEV; encoded by the exons ATGACTGCTGCCTACCCGCTGCTGCTCCTGTGCGCTCTG GTGGCGTTATTGCTGGCGTCTAAGACTGAGCGGGCCGTGATAGTCCCCTGTGACTCTGGTCATTACACCAACAGTGGGGAGTGCTGCGAGGAGTGTCCACCTGGAGAGGGAGTGGTCAAAGAATGCGGGGAGACACAGACAGTCTGTACCCAGTGTTTGGACA GTGAGACTTTTTCTGAGAACTACAGTCATACAGAGGTATGTGAGCCGTGCACCGAGTGTACCGGCTTGATGCGCATGGATACGCCCTGCACTGACTCCAACAACGCTAAATGCGTCTGCAACTATAACTTCTTCTTCAGCAAGGTGACGGGCCAGTGCGAACCGTGCACGGTGTGCCCGGTCGGACAGGGCGTTTACTCTCAGTGCTACCATGCTCACGACACTGTGTGTGAGGAATGCGTGGATGAGACCTTCTCTGACCGAGAGAGTTCCCTGGAACCCTGCCTGCCCTGCACGATCTGTGAAGAGGATACAGAGCAGAAGCTGGCTGACTGCACACCGGAGAGTGACTCTGTCTGCCATA ACCCATTTCTTCCCACTTATGTCATTCCGACTTTGGACATGGATCTGTCTCCGTCCTCCTTCCCCGATTACATCCTTCTCGACGGTTCCGAGAGCACGCTGCCAGGAGAAACCACGACGTCCAGCTCGGATTCACCTCGCTTCCTGGGCCACGGCTTTAACGAAAACCTCATCCCCATCTACTGCTCCATCCTGGCTGCAGGGGTTGTGGGCCTGGTGgcttacattgtttttaagAG GTGGAATAGCTGCAAGCAGAACAAGCAGGCAGCGAATAACCGTGCAGCTACAAACAATCAGATGGTGACGCCAGAAGGAGAGAAGCTGCATAGCGACAGCGGCATCTCAGTGGACAGTCAGAgtctgcaggagcagcagcagcagctgcagcaacACGCTAAGGCTGAAGTCCAGGCCCAGCGttcacactcactcacagcATCAGAACACATAG